One Streptomyces sp. R28 DNA window includes the following coding sequences:
- a CDS encoding TIGR03943 family protein translates to MRRYGPAVLLLLTGAAILRISLLSELYLRYVQAGLRPYLVVSGFLLVLLAAAAAVGRPEQEPYAEQGQHAEHGEHAGRDQQREHGEHDDSGGDSHAHDQHGGHHSPGVAWLLTLPALALLLFPPPALGSYSAEREAAQRAAQGVGAFPALAAGNPVELTVAEFGSRAIYDSGRSLAGRTVRLTGFVTRDDDGTWYVTRLLVACCAADATTSKVEIRGADAPPVDAWVTVTGAWHPKGTLGTDEAWPPVLDAASVRRVAQPANPYEKR, encoded by the coding sequence GTGAGGCGCTACGGGCCGGCGGTGCTGCTGCTCCTGACGGGTGCGGCGATCCTGCGGATATCGCTGCTCAGCGAGTTGTACCTGCGGTATGTGCAGGCGGGACTACGGCCATACCTGGTCGTGTCCGGGTTCCTGCTGGTTCTGCTGGCGGCGGCCGCGGCGGTCGGGCGACCGGAACAGGAACCGTACGCCGAGCAGGGCCAGCACGCAGAGCACGGCGAACACGCCGGCCGCGATCAGCAACGCGAGCACGGCGAGCACGACGATTCCGGCGGCGATTCCCACGCCCACGATCAGCACGGCGGCCACCATAGCCCCGGCGTCGCCTGGCTCCTCACCCTCCCCGCCCTCGCCCTCCTCCTCTTCCCGCCCCCCGCGCTCGGTTCCTACAGCGCCGAACGCGAGGCGGCGCAGCGGGCCGCGCAAGGGGTCGGGGCCTTCCCCGCGCTGGCGGCCGGGAACCCGGTGGAACTGACGGTGGCGGAGTTCGGTTCCCGGGCGATCTACGACAGCGGACGGTCGCTGGCCGGCCGCACGGTCCGGCTGACCGGCTTCGTCACCCGCGACGACGACGGCACCTGGTACGTCACCCGCCTCCTCGTCGCCTGCTGCGCCGCCGACGCCACCACCAGCAAGGTCGAGATCCGGGGCGCGGACGCTCCGCCCGTCGACGCCTGGGTCACCGTCACCGGCGCCTGGCACCCCAAGGGCACGCTCGGCACGGACGAGGCATGGCCGCCCGTCCTGGACGCGGCGTCGGTGCGGCGGGTCGCGCAGCCGGCGAACCCGTACGAGAAGCGGTAG
- a CDS encoding Scr1 family TA system antitoxin-like transcriptional regulator, which yields MVHIRQLDPTASPLDYFGYELRRKREEAGLTLKQLGSVLFCSGSLIGQIETTLKVPTRDFAERVDAALVTDGMFSRMVGLVLRSQLPTWFQPYADMESKATYISTYQSQLVYGLLQTKAYAAALLCVDHPDRVEEMVAARMDRQRILEREQPPALWVVLDESVLYRMVGDRDVMREQLAHLLSFRNNQSVHIQVLPYSVGAHTGMMGTFNLLRFDEHPDLFYSESYDQGHMTPNPQVIRERSVGYARLQAGALSPEDSANLIARVMEERYGHQRAAEGRDVA from the coding sequence TTGGTACACATTCGTCAACTCGACCCCACGGCTTCTCCGTTGGACTACTTCGGCTACGAGCTGAGGAGAAAGCGGGAGGAGGCGGGGCTGACTCTGAAGCAGCTGGGCTCGGTTCTGTTCTGCTCGGGGTCGCTGATCGGCCAGATCGAGACGACGCTGAAGGTACCGACGCGGGATTTCGCCGAGCGTGTGGACGCGGCGCTGGTGACGGACGGGATGTTCTCGCGGATGGTGGGGCTGGTGCTGCGCAGCCAGTTGCCGACGTGGTTCCAGCCGTATGCCGACATGGAGTCGAAGGCGACGTACATCTCCACGTATCAGAGCCAGCTGGTGTACGGGCTTCTCCAGACGAAGGCGTACGCGGCGGCGCTGCTGTGCGTGGACCACCCGGACAGGGTCGAGGAGATGGTCGCCGCCCGCATGGATCGGCAGCGCATCCTGGAGCGCGAACAGCCACCCGCGCTGTGGGTGGTCCTGGACGAGTCGGTGCTGTACCGGATGGTCGGCGACCGGGACGTCATGCGCGAGCAACTCGCCCACCTGTTGAGCTTCCGGAACAACCAGTCGGTGCACATCCAGGTGCTGCCGTACTCCGTAGGCGCGCACACCGGAATGATGGGCACGTTCAACCTCCTGCGCTTCGACGAGCACCCCGACCTCTTCTACAGCGAGAGCTACGACCAGGGGCACATGACCCCCAACCCGCAAGTTATTAGGGAACGTTCAGTCGGATACGCTCGCTTGCAGGCTGGCGCCCTCTCGCCCGAGGACTCGGCCAACCTGATCGCCCGCGTGATGGAGGAACGCTATGGACACCAGCGAGCAGCTGAAGGCCGCGACGTGGCGTAA
- a CDS encoding ribosomal protein L7/L12: MDIVGLIFVLAAFAGILTIQSRISRTDQRVARVEHKLDLILDHLGLRADDPRMDEVLALVRNDRKIQAIKVYREITGAGLKEAKDAVERMA; encoded by the coding sequence ATGGACATAGTGGGTCTCATCTTCGTGCTGGCCGCGTTCGCAGGCATCCTCACCATCCAGAGCAGGATCTCCCGGACGGATCAGCGAGTTGCCCGGGTCGAGCACAAACTCGACCTGATTCTCGACCACTTGGGGCTGCGCGCGGACGACCCGCGGATGGACGAGGTCCTCGCGCTCGTGCGGAACGACAGGAAGATCCAGGCGATCAAGGTCTATCGGGAGATCACGGGGGCGGGCTTGAAGGAGGCCAAGGACGCGGTCGAGCGCATGGCCTAG
- a CDS encoding Uma2 family endonuclease has product MATAEPIIMPGYQGEAIHGPYDDPDGDSDADSGVPDYSDTSVEAAFERISAAAPLGWRVELIEGEICVTPPANGEHEEILAEVNHQVGRKASDDSLRNYGGIGLSLPGSSDTGRVEPDLVIAPRGTFDDQEVWHDPTGVLLVAEVTSKSTADRDRNKKIRGYARAGIPVYLLIDREEAQVIVYSEPSGDEYTQNPKYKLGLAVPLPEPLGFELDTAEF; this is encoded by the coding sequence ATGGCGACGGCGGAGCCGATCATCATGCCGGGGTACCAAGGCGAAGCCATTCACGGGCCGTACGACGACCCGGACGGCGACAGTGACGCGGACAGCGGCGTGCCCGACTACTCGGACACGAGCGTAGAGGCGGCCTTCGAGCGCATCAGTGCGGCAGCTCCCCTGGGCTGGCGCGTGGAGCTGATCGAAGGGGAGATCTGCGTGACGCCACCGGCCAATGGGGAGCACGAGGAGATTTTGGCGGAGGTCAATCACCAGGTCGGCCGGAAGGCGTCCGATGATTCCCTGCGCAACTATGGCGGCATCGGCCTGAGCCTCCCCGGCTCGTCCGACACTGGTCGCGTCGAGCCGGACCTGGTGATCGCTCCGAGGGGCACTTTCGACGACCAAGAGGTGTGGCACGACCCGACGGGTGTCCTCCTCGTCGCCGAGGTCACCTCCAAGAGCACCGCCGACCGCGACCGCAACAAGAAGATCCGCGGCTACGCCCGCGCGGGCATCCCTGTCTACCTGCTGATCGACCGCGAAGAAGCGCAGGTCATCGTCTACTCCGAACCGTCCGGCGACGAATACACCCAGAACCCCAAGTACAAGCTCGGCCTCGCCGTGCCGCTGCCCGAGCCCCTCGGGTTCGAGCTGGACACCGCGGAGTTCTGA
- the thrS gene encoding threonine--tRNA ligase encodes MHDHRRLGRELDLFDTDPLMGAGLPYWLPDGAVVRQTLEEYVREAERAAGYRHVYSPVLGKRELYEISGHWSHYSDDMFPPMRLGAEEMVLRPSLCPHHALIYRSRSRSYRELPLRMAELGGMYRSELSGVLGGLTRVRSIQLNDAHIFCTLEQAVDEARAALELIARAYADLGIRATRHRLSLPAEGQGGGEGGGKYVADPELWRRASALLREVLDGSGIPYEEAEGEAAFYGPKIDVQVTDPAGREATLSTVQIDFHQPERFDLHYIGADGARHRPVMVHRSIIGSVERVVAHLVEQHGGAFPAWLTPVQLLILPVSQAQSQKGEDLLRRARHQGLRAELAGPEHGTLGARIRAARLVPYQAVIGEREAEADGDLVAVRLRDGRRPGAVPAAELLARIAARVAARGPELWDDEGVAEADGGGDAA; translated from the coding sequence ATGCACGACCACCGCCGCCTCGGCCGCGAACTCGACCTGTTCGACACCGACCCGCTGATGGGCGCGGGACTCCCGTACTGGCTGCCCGACGGGGCCGTCGTACGGCAGACCCTGGAGGAGTACGTCCGGGAGGCCGAGCGGGCGGCCGGGTACCGGCACGTGTACTCACCGGTCCTCGGCAAACGGGAGCTGTACGAGATCTCCGGGCACTGGTCGCACTACAGCGACGACATGTTCCCGCCGATGAGGCTCGGCGCGGAGGAGATGGTGCTGCGGCCCAGCCTCTGCCCCCATCACGCGCTGATCTACCGCTCCCGCTCCCGCAGCTACCGCGAACTCCCCCTCCGCATGGCGGAGTTGGGCGGCATGTACCGCTCGGAGCTGTCGGGGGTCCTGGGCGGTCTGACCCGCGTCCGGTCGATCCAGCTCAACGACGCGCACATCTTCTGCACCCTGGAGCAGGCGGTGGACGAGGCCCGCGCCGCCCTCGAACTCATCGCCCGCGCTTACGCCGATCTGGGTATCCGGGCCACCCGCCACCGTCTTTCCCTCCCGGCCGAGGGCCAGGGCGGGGGCGAGGGCGGCGGCAAGTACGTCGCCGACCCCGAGCTGTGGCGACGGGCCAGCGCGCTGCTCCGCGAGGTCCTCGACGGCTCCGGCATCCCGTACGAGGAGGCCGAGGGCGAGGCGGCCTTCTACGGCCCCAAGATCGACGTCCAGGTCACCGACCCGGCGGGACGCGAGGCGACCCTCTCCACCGTGCAGATCGACTTCCACCAGCCCGAACGCTTCGACCTGCACTACATCGGCGCCGACGGCGCCAGACACCGCCCGGTCATGGTCCACCGCAGCATCATCGGCAGCGTCGAACGAGTGGTCGCCCACCTCGTCGAACAGCACGGCGGCGCCTTCCCGGCCTGGCTAACCCCCGTGCAACTGCTGATCCTGCCCGTGTCGCAGGCGCAGAGCCAGAAGGGGGAGGACCTGCTGCGCCGGGCCCGCCATCAGGGCCTGCGCGCGGAGCTCGCCGGTCCCGAGCACGGCACCCTGGGCGCCCGCATCCGCGCGGCACGCCTCGTGCCGTACCAGGCGGTCATCGGTGAGCGGGAGGCCGAGGCGGACGGTGACCTCGTGGCCGTACGACTGCGGGACGGCCGCAGGCCGGGGGCCGTACCCGCCGCGGAGCTGCTGGCCCGGATCGCCGCCCGCGTCGCGGCGCGCGGTCCCGAGCTGTGGGACGACGAGGGGGTTGCCGAGGCGGACGGCGGGGGAGACGCCGCATGA
- a CDS encoding NACHT domain-containing protein: protein MTTDIWRNVAVVLIGLVLPVIGAWWLERPRRRSAHPAASEFLPYAVRAVEAEQLRGLGRPLYPPAGMAPPGRLPRAAGQSIAATFESLHDKRLVILGDAGSGKTTAARRLVPMLLDDGPMPVMVGLSSWEPASQSVQDWFISRVADRYGAEADHVRVLTVTRRLLPVLDGLDELPDSQRATCVPLLMRWLDGFPGYVLTCRTDAYEDMADLLGPGVGTTVTLLPLRAQDVAAELRAVDARRWAPVATAVEDEPSGPLAEALSSPWFLSLATSGYEGHRHRDPTELTDRGELPDAAAVRQRIWDTADPTVSIEGWGTDGRRRLELIADAMGSEADGLLLWWRMAGKYGSPWAVAYVTAALLGIPALVALAADRGLGSSLSGMYGIFGYLAFLAPMISHQEPRRLWRRPALRLVPLHGATFWFFATTLGVGLISPPIGVVITLDPEWFLPRTWFSMGLMAIGAVAAFVIMITGPNTEPGRARRAGDQLSDLGAALLTSSAVTALACLPIGLLSDPAGQTAGSDGLPWFVWAATSLGFFTTVLLTRTAWGRYRLTHLGLVLDGELPLRLGRFLAEAQEQGVLVPADGYGAGCYTFRHSLAREALLGGGTDRLARVRATERFQQEIRAEVLTLPESVAYLAFTSDGSPERYAREREHIAELADEVLTNELRAAADKGTEAYERYREARQRMSEALRVSVWANPTTARLYGLAALLAGAIVCGAVGVLTGVDQSKVGVGMVGWTLGACLVLLVVARSDATPVPRRVAYVIVAVLALYTSTPWTLSPFLPEHSLGTIAAITAAADIFFLVAWLYARPHVSRARAVLDDDPDAWPELPAIRHHRETASEARQTWLTVVARDGVMPLIRGRLRVGTDTGTVPALPAIAPSRLTGSRRSDQFVGTDTADEIAFHLRELESASIGVSGQRGVGKSSLMQRFCTSGSLSAADNLLVLAPAPTSYDPREFLIHLFAEVCRQVTGGNPGDDGRQAPDPVRRRTLVHQLGAALMVAAGVLITVVTLLWPELTAAAAAVTGHAKALVIAGGGVLTVAGLTWALSLSLRAGRAGRRHGKNPRDTEVLAATHLRTLHYQLTFLRTRNAQLALPGGLQLADGSQVQHTQQVLTYPELVARFRAFLTEVARDRGQSGGRVVIGIDELDKLGSSQDAERFLNDLKVVFGIRGCHFLVAVSEDALTTFGRHVLDVRTAFDSAFDRVVAVRPLSLSQARTLLELRGVWLPGPYLWLCQVLSGGLPRDLLRAVTSLATERALRGTVGLRKLSQRLIEDDARTVLSAQTRYAATLSGADAPRAARWIADASQAAVTADEWEAAIGAAPPIDPDQYDVARAVTQVRAYLALGATLMRTFTEGDVAATLDWLRLAGPDPVDRLTTARAKLATEPETSWSAVNRYRSETPGLAPLPEPT from the coding sequence GTGACGACGGACATATGGCGGAACGTGGCGGTCGTTCTCATCGGCCTCGTCCTACCCGTCATCGGCGCTTGGTGGTTGGAACGTCCCCGTAGGCGTTCGGCTCATCCGGCCGCCTCCGAGTTCCTCCCGTACGCGGTCCGGGCGGTGGAGGCCGAACAGCTCCGGGGGCTGGGACGACCGCTGTACCCACCGGCCGGCATGGCTCCGCCGGGTAGGCTGCCGCGGGCAGCGGGGCAGAGCATCGCGGCGACGTTCGAGAGCCTGCACGACAAGCGCCTGGTCATCCTCGGCGACGCGGGGTCGGGCAAGACGACCGCTGCCCGCAGACTCGTTCCCATGCTGCTCGACGACGGTCCCATGCCCGTCATGGTCGGCCTCTCCTCGTGGGAACCCGCGTCGCAGAGTGTGCAGGACTGGTTCATCTCACGCGTCGCGGACCGTTACGGCGCGGAAGCGGACCATGTGCGGGTTTTGACGGTGACTCGTCGCCTGCTTCCGGTACTCGACGGGCTCGACGAGCTTCCCGACTCCCAACGGGCCACCTGCGTACCCCTGTTGATGCGCTGGCTGGACGGGTTCCCCGGGTACGTGCTGACCTGCCGCACCGACGCCTACGAAGACATGGCCGACCTCCTCGGCCCCGGCGTGGGCACCACCGTGACGCTGCTGCCGCTGCGGGCGCAGGACGTCGCCGCCGAGTTGCGTGCGGTCGACGCCCGGCGATGGGCGCCGGTCGCCACGGCCGTCGAGGACGAACCGTCCGGTCCGCTCGCCGAGGCCCTTTCCTCACCATGGTTCCTGTCGCTCGCAACAAGTGGCTACGAAGGGCATCGGCACCGGGACCCAACAGAGCTCACCGACCGCGGGGAGCTGCCCGACGCCGCTGCCGTACGGCAGCGGATCTGGGACACGGCCGATCCGACGGTCAGCATCGAGGGCTGGGGCACGGACGGAAGGCGCCGCCTCGAACTGATCGCCGACGCGATGGGGAGCGAGGCCGACGGCCTGCTGCTGTGGTGGCGGATGGCCGGTAAGTACGGTTCGCCGTGGGCGGTGGCCTATGTGACCGCCGCGTTGCTGGGGATTCCCGCCCTTGTCGCGCTGGCGGCGGACCGGGGGCTCGGGAGCAGCCTCTCGGGGATGTACGGCATCTTCGGCTATCTGGCCTTCCTGGCACCGATGATCTCGCACCAGGAGCCCCGGCGTCTCTGGCGGCGACCGGCGCTGCGGCTGGTGCCGCTTCATGGAGCCACCTTCTGGTTCTTCGCGACGACGCTCGGTGTGGGGCTGATCAGCCCGCCCATCGGCGTGGTCATCACCCTGGATCCGGAGTGGTTTCTCCCCCGAACATGGTTCTCGATGGGCCTTATGGCGATCGGTGCTGTCGCGGCATTCGTAATCATGATCACCGGGCCGAACACCGAACCCGGCCGAGCCCGCCGAGCCGGTGACCAGCTCTCCGATCTGGGGGCAGCGCTGCTCACCTCAAGCGCGGTCACCGCACTCGCGTGTCTCCCGATCGGTCTGTTGTCCGACCCGGCAGGCCAGACCGCGGGCAGCGATGGACTGCCCTGGTTCGTGTGGGCGGCGACCTCGCTGGGATTCTTCACCACCGTCCTGCTGACCCGCACCGCCTGGGGACGCTACCGCCTCACCCACCTCGGGTTGGTCCTCGACGGGGAACTGCCGCTGCGCCTCGGCCGCTTCCTGGCCGAGGCGCAGGAACAGGGAGTGCTCGTACCGGCCGACGGATACGGCGCCGGCTGCTACACGTTCCGCCACAGCCTGGCCCGCGAGGCCCTGCTGGGCGGGGGAACGGACCGACTGGCCCGCGTCCGCGCCACGGAACGCTTTCAACAAGAGATACGCGCCGAGGTTCTGACCTTGCCGGAGTCCGTCGCCTACCTCGCGTTCACGTCCGACGGCAGCCCCGAGAGGTACGCGCGCGAGCGGGAGCACATCGCGGAGCTGGCCGACGAGGTGCTGACCAACGAGCTGCGCGCCGCCGCGGACAAGGGCACCGAGGCGTACGAGCGGTACCGCGAGGCCAGGCAGCGTATGAGCGAGGCGCTGCGCGTGAGCGTCTGGGCGAACCCCACGACGGCGCGGCTCTACGGGCTCGCGGCGCTGCTGGCCGGGGCCATCGTGTGCGGAGCCGTCGGAGTGCTGACCGGCGTGGACCAGTCGAAGGTGGGCGTAGGCATGGTCGGGTGGACGCTGGGGGCCTGTCTGGTCCTTCTTGTCGTCGCCCGCTCGGATGCAACGCCGGTTCCCCGCCGCGTCGCCTACGTGATCGTCGCCGTTCTGGCCCTCTACACCTCCACGCCCTGGACCCTGTCCCCGTTCCTCCCCGAGCACTCGCTGGGAACCATCGCGGCGATCACAGCGGCAGCAGACATCTTCTTCCTAGTCGCCTGGCTCTACGCCCGCCCCCATGTGTCCCGTGCCCGCGCCGTACTGGACGACGACCCCGACGCCTGGCCCGAACTCCCGGCCATCCGTCACCATCGTGAAACCGCGTCCGAGGCCCGGCAGACCTGGCTGACCGTCGTGGCCCGGGACGGTGTCATGCCGCTGATCCGGGGCCGGCTCAGGGTCGGTACGGACACGGGGACGGTGCCCGCGCTGCCCGCGATCGCCCCGTCCCGGCTCACCGGCTCACGGCGTTCCGACCAGTTCGTGGGCACGGATACGGCCGATGAAATCGCCTTCCATCTTCGCGAGTTGGAGAGCGCGAGCATCGGCGTCAGCGGGCAGCGCGGGGTGGGCAAGTCCAGTCTCATGCAGCGGTTCTGTACCTCCGGCTCGCTGTCCGCCGCCGACAACCTGCTCGTCCTGGCGCCCGCCCCGACCTCGTACGACCCCCGGGAATTCCTGATCCATCTGTTCGCGGAGGTGTGCCGCCAGGTCACCGGCGGCAACCCTGGGGACGACGGGCGCCAGGCCCCGGATCCTGTGCGCCGCAGGACCCTCGTGCACCAGCTGGGTGCCGCCCTGATGGTGGCCGCAGGCGTTCTGATCACCGTCGTGACACTTCTGTGGCCCGAACTCACCGCGGCCGCGGCGGCGGTCACCGGTCATGCGAAGGCGCTGGTGATCGCCGGGGGTGGCGTGCTCACCGTCGCGGGCCTCACGTGGGCGCTGTCCCTGTCCCTACGGGCGGGCCGGGCTGGGCGCCGGCACGGAAAAAACCCGCGGGACACCGAGGTATTGGCCGCCACCCATCTGCGCACCCTGCATTACCAGTTGACGTTCCTGCGCACCCGCAACGCCCAGCTCGCTCTCCCGGGCGGGCTTCAACTGGCCGACGGCTCCCAGGTCCAGCACACCCAGCAGGTGCTCACCTACCCCGAACTGGTCGCCCGTTTCCGCGCGTTCCTCACCGAGGTCGCCCGGGACCGCGGGCAGTCGGGCGGGCGTGTGGTCATCGGGATCGACGAACTCGACAAGCTGGGCAGCTCGCAGGACGCCGAGCGGTTCCTCAACGACCTCAAGGTCGTCTTCGGGATCCGCGGCTGCCACTTCCTCGTCGCCGTGTCCGAGGACGCGCTGACCACGTTCGGTCGGCACGTCCTCGATGTGCGCACCGCGTTCGACAGTGCCTTCGACCGCGTGGTCGCCGTACGCCCGCTCAGCCTCAGCCAGGCGCGCACGCTCCTCGAACTGCGGGGCGTTTGGCTGCCCGGGCCGTATCTGTGGCTGTGCCAGGTGCTGTCGGGCGGTCTCCCGCGGGACCTGCTGCGCGCGGTGACGAGCCTGGCCACGGAACGCGCTCTGCGCGGCACCGTGGGCCTGCGGAAGCTGTCGCAGAGGCTGATCGAGGACGACGCCCGGACCGTCCTCTCCGCGCAGACCCGGTACGCCGCCACGCTGAGCGGCGCCGATGCCCCACGCGCCGCCCGGTGGATCGCCGACGCATCACAGGCCGCGGTCACCGCCGACGAGTGGGAGGCCGCCATCGGCGCCGCCCCGCCCATCGACCCCGACCAGTACGACGTGGCTCGCGCCGTGACCCAGGTACGCGCCTACCTGGCCCTGGGGGCCACCCTCATGCGGACCTTCACCGAGGGCGACGTGGCTGCCACCCTCGACTGGTTGCGCCTCGCGGGCCCGGACCCGGTCGACCGTCTCACCACCGCCCGCGCCAAACTCGCCACCGAGCCCGAGACGTCCTGGTCGGCCGTGAACCGCTACCGCTCCGAGACACCGGGCTTGGCGCCCTTGCCCGAACCGACGTAG
- a CDS encoding tetratricopeptide repeat protein — MSDRDDPGIIGRRVQQLRADRGLTQKQLAEPAYTPAYISTLEAGRVRASDDALRHIADRLGVAFEELATGRPAHLVTDLRLRLTEAQRALATGDAEAAAEQYAALLAEAEAYGFAEEQATALLGLGECGIDVGELASARRHFERAERMLAEADAPLPARVPALRGRAVSHYLAGELRYAVYLLESTLDELNRGGLHDPDALLLLYASVIGPYMDMGVHARAAQAAEYALALAPQAADPALVARMHRSVARTLLAEGRVAEADASLAKAAELYRQLQIRTELANCHWMRGYVYAQNGDLERAEAELREARSMLTAQRAALYTSQVAVELADVLHRRGKSDEAAALLHEVLSDLSPERGALHSAAAHRLLGIIAEDAHDTETAEEHYVRALSLLERAGAAGDLADLCRLLGDLLRRTGRVEAALDVYRTGLGHRTAPGTTTLGPAPAQPPL, encoded by the coding sequence ATGTCGGACCGTGACGACCCGGGGATCATCGGGCGGAGAGTGCAGCAACTGCGGGCCGACCGCGGGCTGACGCAGAAGCAACTGGCGGAACCGGCGTACACCCCGGCCTACATCTCCACCCTGGAGGCGGGCCGCGTCCGCGCCTCCGACGACGCGTTACGGCACATCGCCGACCGGCTCGGCGTCGCCTTCGAGGAACTCGCCACCGGCCGCCCCGCGCACCTCGTCACGGACCTGCGCCTGCGGCTGACCGAGGCCCAGCGCGCCCTCGCCACCGGCGATGCCGAGGCGGCGGCCGAGCAGTACGCCGCGCTGCTCGCCGAGGCGGAGGCGTACGGGTTCGCCGAGGAGCAGGCGACCGCGCTGCTCGGGCTCGGCGAGTGCGGCATCGACGTGGGTGAACTCGCCTCCGCCCGGCGTCACTTCGAGCGGGCCGAGCGCATGCTTGCCGAAGCCGACGCCCCACTGCCCGCCCGCGTCCCGGCCCTGCGCGGAAGGGCCGTGTCCCACTACCTCGCTGGGGAGCTCCGCTACGCCGTCTACCTCCTCGAGTCCACCCTCGACGAGCTGAACCGCGGCGGCCTGCACGACCCCGACGCGCTGCTCCTCCTCTACGCCAGCGTCATCGGCCCCTACATGGACATGGGCGTCCACGCCCGCGCCGCTCAGGCCGCCGAGTACGCCCTCGCCCTCGCCCCGCAGGCCGCGGACCCGGCCCTGGTCGCCCGTATGCACCGGTCCGTCGCCCGCACCCTGCTCGCCGAAGGGCGGGTCGCCGAGGCCGACGCCTCCCTCGCCAAGGCCGCCGAGCTGTACCGGCAACTGCAGATCCGCACCGAACTCGCCAACTGCCACTGGATGCGCGGCTACGTCTACGCCCAGAACGGCGACCTGGAGCGCGCCGAGGCCGAACTGCGCGAGGCCCGGTCCATGCTCACCGCCCAGCGCGCCGCCCTCTACACCAGCCAGGTCGCCGTCGAACTCGCCGACGTGCTGCACCGGCGCGGCAAGTCCGACGAGGCCGCCGCCCTGCTCCACGAGGTGCTCAGCGACCTCAGCCCCGAACGCGGCGCCCTGCACTCCGCCGCCGCCCACCGCCTCCTCGGCATCATCGCCGAGGACGCCCACGACACCGAGACCGCCGAGGAGCACTACGTCCGCGCCCTCAGCCTCCTGGAGCGCGCGGGCGCGGCCGGCGACCTGGCCGACCTGTGCCGGCTGCTCGGCGACCTGCTGCGCCGCACGGGACGGGTGGAGGCGGCCCTGGACGTGTACCGGACGGGGCTGGGACACCGTACGGCTCCCGGCACCACCACCCTCGGGCCCGCCCCCGCACAGCCCCCTCTCTGA
- a CDS encoding GAF and ANTAR domain-containing protein, giving the protein MRPKDGHRDERGRERTGAADAIADGVRGAGPGEIPARLCGVAVELLPVTGASVSLHSDGMPVQLGASSAQAAYVTEIQATLGDGPCQSAAQSGTPVLACDLTTGGDVLRWPVFAQQATAAGVRAVYSMPLGNDTVCVGTLDLYRDTPGDLTDRDLRTARLVAGMMTVALMALPRAEDAGDQDGERWLGGLAADHDQVYQATGMIMAQLGVGTDEALARLRAHAFAGGSTALDVARDVVEHRVRFDQE; this is encoded by the coding sequence GTGCGGCCCAAAGACGGTCATCGTGATGAGCGGGGACGAGAGCGGACGGGTGCCGCGGACGCGATCGCCGACGGCGTACGCGGTGCCGGACCCGGCGAGATCCCGGCGCGGCTGTGCGGCGTGGCCGTCGAGCTGCTGCCCGTGACCGGCGCGAGCGTGTCGCTGCACAGTGACGGCATGCCCGTCCAGCTGGGCGCGAGCAGTGCGCAGGCCGCGTATGTGACCGAGATCCAGGCGACCTTGGGCGACGGCCCCTGCCAGTCCGCCGCACAGAGCGGTACGCCCGTGCTGGCCTGCGACCTGACGACCGGAGGAGACGTCCTGCGCTGGCCGGTCTTCGCCCAGCAGGCCACGGCCGCCGGGGTGCGGGCGGTCTACTCGATGCCGCTCGGCAACGACACGGTGTGCGTGGGCACGCTCGACCTCTACCGGGACACCCCCGGCGACCTCACCGACCGGGATCTGCGGACGGCGCGGCTGGTGGCCGGGATGATGACGGTGGCGCTGATGGCGCTGCCGCGCGCGGAGGACGCGGGCGACCAGGACGGCGAACGGTGGCTGGGCGGCCTGGCCGCCGACCACGACCAGGTCTACCAGGCCACCGGCATGATCATGGCCCAGCTCGGCGTCGGCACGGACGAGGCGCTGGCACGGCTGCGGGCCCACGCGTTCGCGGGCGGGAGTACGGCCCTGGACGTGGCACGGGACGTGGTGGAACACCGGGTGCGGTTCGACCAGGAGTAG
- a CDS encoding DUF397 domain-containing protein, with translation MDTSEQLKAATWRKSSYSGTSGGDCVEVADLTPCVAVRDSKNPGHGMLTLTPEAFRTFVDYVGSGKGAKPGVSER, from the coding sequence ATGGACACCAGCGAGCAGCTGAAGGCCGCGACGTGGCGTAAGTCCAGCTACAGCGGCACCAGCGGCGGCGACTGCGTCGAGGTCGCCGACCTCACCCCCTGCGTCGCCGTCCGTGACTCCAAGAACCCGGGCCACGGCATGCTCACGCTCACGCCGGAGGCCTTCCGTACCTTCGTGGACTACGTCGGTTCGGGCAAGGGCGCCAAGCCCGGTGTCTCGGAGCGGTAG